A portion of the Pedobacter cryoconitis genome contains these proteins:
- a CDS encoding alpha-amylase family protein, whose protein sequence is MKNHYRTLTVFVLLFSGFINRSMAQQQEKIMIYQLLPRLFGNKQQSNIPYGTIAQNGSGKFNDITDQALDGIKELGTTYVWYTGVISHATLTDYSQAGLPANNAQVVKGRAGSPYAVRDYYDVDPDLSVDVDHRMAEFEALIKRTHEKGLKVIIDFVPNHVARQYQSRMKPSGIKDFGEGDDVKVAFSPANDYYYVPGQDFVVPAPKSGQHTPLSVLQQVHYAESPAKATGNNVFSASPSVDDWYETVKLNYGVDEQNGAKQYFTPTPVVWIKMRDILVFWTSKGVDGFRCDMAEMVPLAFWNWVIPEVKKVKPGLIFIGEAYDPATYKSFLTTGKFDYLYDKVGLYDGLKKLIRSEEQADVNDIRKVWQQESAGFGDQMLRFLENHDEERIASAGFAGQAELALPAMVVSATLSGGPVMTYFGQEVGEPGRGAEGFGGEDNRTTIFDYWGIPEHQKWMNNGAFDGGQLGAQQKELRNYYKRLLQFAGGAEAVASGQLWEIPAGGNMNKRMYGYVRYTANQRLLILVNFDRHYRMESQVQIPAEILQNRPLTTAADQLSDLKLTELKDNTIPIWVLPMQAQIIAF, encoded by the coding sequence ATGAAAAACCATTACCGGACTTTAACTGTATTTGTTTTACTGTTTTCAGGATTTATAAATAGAAGTATGGCGCAACAGCAGGAAAAAATAATGATCTATCAGCTTTTGCCAAGGTTATTTGGCAATAAGCAACAAAGCAACATTCCTTATGGAACTATTGCACAAAATGGCAGTGGTAAATTTAATGACATCACTGACCAGGCATTGGATGGAATTAAAGAACTCGGGACTACTTATGTTTGGTATACCGGTGTAATTTCACATGCTACATTAACAGATTACAGTCAGGCTGGATTACCGGCTAACAATGCACAGGTAGTGAAAGGCAGGGCTGGTTCCCCTTATGCAGTCAGGGATTATTATGATGTAGATCCTGATTTATCGGTGGATGTTGACCACCGGATGGCAGAGTTTGAAGCATTGATAAAAAGGACACATGAGAAAGGGCTTAAAGTGATTATTGACTTTGTGCCTAACCACGTTGCCCGTCAGTATCAGTCCAGGATGAAGCCTTCGGGTATTAAAGATTTTGGAGAGGGTGATGATGTAAAGGTGGCTTTTAGCCCGGCTAATGATTACTATTATGTGCCGGGACAGGATTTTGTTGTGCCGGCTCCGAAGTCCGGTCAGCATACCCCACTTTCTGTTTTACAGCAGGTACATTATGCAGAGTCACCTGCAAAAGCTACAGGGAACAATGTTTTTTCAGCAAGCCCTTCGGTAGATGATTGGTATGAAACTGTCAAATTGAACTATGGGGTAGATGAGCAGAACGGAGCGAAGCAGTATTTTACACCGACTCCTGTGGTCTGGATTAAAATGAGAGATATCCTGGTTTTCTGGACTTCTAAAGGAGTAGATGGTTTTCGCTGTGATATGGCAGAGATGGTTCCGCTTGCATTTTGGAACTGGGTAATCCCGGAAGTGAAAAAAGTAAAGCCCGGGCTTATTTTTATTGGAGAGGCTTATGATCCCGCTACTTATAAATCATTCCTGACTACCGGCAAATTTGATTATTTATATGATAAGGTTGGTTTGTATGATGGATTGAAAAAACTGATCAGAAGTGAAGAACAGGCAGATGTGAATGATATCAGAAAGGTATGGCAACAGGAAAGTGCTGGCTTTGGAGATCAGATGCTGCGTTTCCTGGAAAACCATGATGAGGAGCGGATTGCTTCTGCGGGTTTTGCCGGGCAGGCAGAATTGGCGCTTCCTGCAATGGTCGTTTCGGCAACATTATCTGGTGGGCCTGTGATGACATACTTTGGTCAGGAAGTAGGTGAGCCAGGAAGAGGTGCTGAAGGCTTTGGCGGAGAAGACAACCGGACTACTATTTTTGATTACTGGGGAATTCCGGAACATCAGAAATGGATGAATAATGGTGCTTTTGATGGCGGACAATTGGGTGCTCAGCAAAAGGAACTTCGCAATTATTATAAAAGACTGTTGCAGTTTGCTGGCGGAGCTGAAGCTGTAGCCAGTGGACAGTTGTGGGAAATCCCGGCTGGTGGTAATATGAATAAAAGGATGTATGGTTATGTTCGTTATACGGCCAATCAGCGTTTGTTGATCCTGGTGAATTTTGACCGTCATTACAGGATGGAAAGCCAGGTACAGATTCCGGCGGAGATTTTACAAAACCGTCCTTTAACGACTGCTGCGGATCAACTATCAGATTTGAAATTAACTGAGCTTAAAGATAACACCATACCAATCTGGGTATTGCCAATGCAGGCGCAGATTATAGCCTTCTAA
- a CDS encoding glycoside hydrolase family 65 protein produces the protein MKNYIQAEEWNIIESGFDPHLNKISESIFSLGNGRMGQRANFEETYSGESLQGNYVAGVYYPDKTRVGWWKNGYPEYFAKVLNAADWMGLELKLDGELLDLSLCKVTAFQRVLHMKEGYLERTFTAELASGKQVQVKARRFFSIANDEIAALHYQLIPLNFSGKLDLTAFINGDVKNQDSNYEEKFWDEVSRTQDESGSYLTLRTKKTAFDVITGVKTVVLQNSKTVQLTLDKLPREKFLSESGSVELTRNEGIDIYKIATNLSSQNYATADLLAQAKKTVQAAMAKGFDELLKEQAAAWANKWQEGDIIIEGDVAAQQAIRFNIFQLNQTYTGKDARLNIGPKGFTGEKYGGSTYWDTEAYCIPFYLSTAPQEVSKNLLVYRYKHLGKAIENAEKLGFTKGAALYPMVTMNGEECHNEWEITFEEIHRNGAIAFAIFNYIRYTGDASYLKEYGLEVLIGIARFWKQRVNWSADKKQYVMLGVTGPNEYENNINNNWYTNTLAGWCLKYAMEAAEIVKEEDPEQYQQIVAKTSLAEEKEFADWKEISANIYLPYDEEQGVFLQQDGYLDKEQILVKDLPASERPLNQKWSWDRILRSCYIKQADVLQGMYFFEDDYDLESLRRNFDFYESRTVHESSLSPCVHSILAAKLNDGDRAYEFYLRTARLDLDDYNNDTEDGLHITSMAGTWMSIVEGFGGMRVKNDTLCFNPFLPEQWTSFAFTIGFRGNQFTIKVTKDEIMINTTTKELLHINIFNKLQPVQAGETVINYRGLLV, from the coding sequence ATGAAGAATTACATACAAGCAGAAGAGTGGAATATCATAGAGAGTGGTTTTGATCCTCATTTGAATAAGATATCGGAAAGTATATTTAGCCTTGGTAATGGCCGGATGGGTCAGCGTGCAAATTTTGAAGAAACTTACAGTGGCGAATCTTTACAGGGAAATTATGTTGCAGGCGTTTATTATCCGGATAAAACCCGCGTTGGCTGGTGGAAAAACGGATATCCTGAATATTTTGCCAAAGTATTGAATGCGGCAGATTGGATGGGGCTGGAACTGAAGCTGGATGGAGAATTGCTGGATTTAAGTTTATGTAAGGTAACGGCATTTCAAAGAGTGCTCCATATGAAGGAAGGCTATCTGGAACGCACATTCACTGCAGAACTAGCTTCAGGTAAACAAGTACAGGTAAAGGCCAGGCGGTTCTTTAGCATCGCCAATGATGAAATTGCAGCTCTGCACTATCAATTGATACCACTTAACTTTTCGGGGAAACTGGATTTGACAGCTTTCATTAATGGAGATGTGAAAAATCAGGATTCCAATTATGAAGAGAAGTTTTGGGATGAAGTAAGCAGAACGCAGGATGAAAGTGGTTCTTACTTAACATTACGGACTAAAAAAACAGCCTTTGATGTAATTACAGGTGTTAAAACGGTAGTGCTACAAAATAGTAAAACGGTTCAGCTTACCTTGGATAAACTACCTCGTGAAAAATTTCTTTCAGAGAGCGGATCAGTAGAACTGACACGAAATGAAGGGATTGATATTTATAAAATAGCAACGAACCTATCTTCACAAAATTATGCGACTGCTGATTTATTAGCACAAGCCAAAAAGACAGTTCAGGCTGCTATGGCGAAAGGCTTTGACGAATTGTTAAAGGAACAAGCTGCGGCATGGGCAAACAAATGGCAGGAAGGTGATATTATTATCGAGGGAGATGTGGCTGCACAGCAAGCAATCCGTTTCAACATCTTCCAGTTAAACCAGACCTACACTGGTAAAGATGCACGCTTAAATATTGGCCCGAAAGGCTTTACTGGTGAAAAATACGGAGGCTCTACGTATTGGGATACGGAAGCTTATTGTATTCCCTTCTACTTGTCGACTGCGCCACAGGAAGTTTCTAAAAACTTGTTAGTTTACCGATACAAGCATTTGGGAAAAGCAATTGAAAATGCAGAGAAGTTAGGCTTTACTAAAGGAGCTGCTTTGTATCCTATGGTGACTATGAATGGAGAAGAGTGCCACAATGAGTGGGAAATTACCTTTGAAGAGATTCATAGAAATGGAGCAATCGCTTTTGCAATTTTTAACTATATCAGGTATACGGGCGATGCTTCTTATTTAAAAGAATATGGCTTGGAAGTACTGATCGGTATTGCACGTTTCTGGAAACAAAGGGTAAACTGGAGTGCGGATAAAAAGCAATATGTGATGTTAGGGGTAACCGGGCCTAACGAGTACGAAAATAATATCAATAACAACTGGTATACAAATACATTGGCTGGCTGGTGTTTGAAATATGCAATGGAAGCTGCTGAAATCGTGAAGGAAGAAGATCCGGAGCAATATCAGCAGATTGTAGCTAAAACATCTTTAGCAGAAGAAAAAGAATTTGCAGACTGGAAGGAAATTTCAGCAAACATTTATCTTCCTTATGATGAAGAACAGGGTGTATTCCTTCAACAGGATGGATACCTGGACAAAGAGCAGATTCTGGTGAAAGATCTTCCGGCATCAGAACGTCCGTTAAATCAGAAATGGAGCTGGGACAGAATTCTACGTTCTTGTTATATCAAACAAGCAGATGTTTTACAGGGGATGTATTTCTTTGAAGATGATTATGACCTGGAATCGTTAAGAAGGAATTTTGATTTTTATGAGTCACGTACGGTTCATGAAAGTTCTTTGTCGCCTTGTGTACATAGTATATTAGCTGCGAAACTGAATGATGGCGACCGGGCATACGAGTTTTACCTGCGTACTGCGCGTTTAGACCTGGATGATTATAACAATGATACAGAAGATGGCCTGCATATTACTTCTATGGCAGGTACCTGGATGAGTATTGTGGAAGGTTTCGGCGGAATGCGCGTAAAAAATGATACGCTGTGTTTCAATCCATTTCTTCCTGAACAATGGACATCATTCGCGTTTACAATTGGTTTCCGCGGAAATCAGTTCACAATAAAAGTGACGAAGGACGAGATCATGATCAATACAACCACCAAAGAGTTGCTGCACATCAATATATTTAATAAGTTACAGCCTGTGCAGGCAGGTGAAACTGTAATTAATTACAGAGGACTATTGGTATGA
- the pgmB gene encoding beta-phosphoglucomutase: MKDTTIACIFDLDGVLVDTAVYHYQAWKKLANSLGFDFTEAQNEQLKGVNRMRSLDMILNWGGVTKTTAEKEELATLKNSWYVAMINKMSVSEVLPGSLDLLKALKAQGIKIALGSASKNSGLILERTELGHFFDAIVDGNAVTTSKPDPEVFIKGAELLNAAAADCIVFEDAAAGVQAAIAAKMTVIGIGTEENLPGADEFHKDLSTVTVQELINLVKEKHSVKG, from the coding sequence ATGAAAGATACAACTATAGCGTGCATTTTTGATTTGGATGGCGTATTGGTAGATACGGCTGTTTACCATTATCAGGCATGGAAAAAACTGGCTAACTCATTGGGTTTTGATTTTACGGAGGCGCAGAATGAACAGCTGAAAGGTGTGAATAGAATGCGTTCTCTGGATATGATCTTAAACTGGGGAGGAGTAACCAAAACTACAGCAGAAAAAGAAGAACTGGCGACTTTGAAAAATAGCTGGTATGTAGCGATGATTAACAAGATGTCAGTTTCGGAGGTCTTGCCTGGATCTTTGGATTTATTAAAAGCACTGAAAGCTCAGGGTATTAAAATAGCATTGGGTTCGGCAAGTAAGAACTCAGGCTTAATCCTGGAAAGAACGGAGCTGGGACATTTCTTTGATGCCATTGTGGATGGAAATGCGGTAACAACTTCTAAACCTGATCCTGAAGTTTTCATTAAAGGAGCGGAGTTATTAAATGCAGCAGCGGCTGATTGTATCGTTTTTGAAGATGCAGCAGCAGGGGTGCAGGCAGCAATTGCAGCAAAAATGACTGTAATAGGTATTGGAACGGAAGAGAATTTACCGGGAGCGGATGAGTTCCATAAAGACCTTTCAACGGTTACCGTCCAAGAATTGATTAATCTGGTTAAAGAAAAGCATAGCGTAAAAGGGTAA
- a CDS encoding glycoside hydrolase family 13 protein — MKKLLIVLFVLFTANAWAQVKLDHVEPMFWWAGMKNPKLQLLVHGKNITDYSVQLDYPGVKLIEVHQVENPNYLFVDLEITAAAKAGKFPISFMDKGKKISEYSYELKNRDQSASRIQGVTNKDFIYLLMPDRFSNGDPSNDVVKGLAETKMNRDSMYYRHGGDIQGVINHLDYLKATGVTTIWMTPEIENDMASASYHGYAVTDHYKIDPRYGTNALYKTYVEKVHAKGMKIIKDIVHNHIGTGHWIFKDMPMKDWVNQWPVYTQTSYRDEPVMDPHSSALDKKRQLDGWFVPSMPDLNERNPYVQNYLTQNHIWWIEYAGIDGLRLDTYAYNDPEYMADWALKLKAEFPSLSIFGETLVNSVASQAYFTQGNTVNRGFDTNLPGVTDNMMKSAVYEALNGKTGWTDGIFRLYNVVSQDFLYQDPTRNVIYWDNHDMSRFYSVIKEDIDKYKSGMAILLTMRGIPQLYYGTEILMKNFSDPDGLVRSDFPGGWKGDKEDKFTAAGRTAKENEAWDYVSKLAVYRGKSEALQTGKMMQFVPEDGLYVYFRYITEGKQGKDVMVILNSEDKAKKLEVSRFAERMKNTSSAVNVISGEKVNTAKTISVPAKTTLVLELN, encoded by the coding sequence ATGAAGAAACTATTAATTGTACTATTTGTTCTGTTTACTGCAAATGCATGGGCACAGGTAAAACTGGATCATGTAGAACCCATGTTCTGGTGGGCAGGAATGAAAAACCCAAAGCTTCAGCTATTGGTTCATGGAAAAAATATAACTGACTATAGTGTACAGTTGGATTATCCAGGGGTAAAATTAATAGAAGTTCATCAAGTGGAGAATCCAAATTATCTGTTCGTTGATCTGGAAATTACTGCAGCAGCTAAGGCAGGTAAATTCCCCATCTCTTTTATGGATAAAGGAAAGAAAATATCGGAGTATAGTTATGAGCTGAAAAATAGGGATCAGTCTGCTTCAAGGATTCAGGGCGTAACGAATAAAGACTTTATTTATTTGCTGATGCCTGACCGTTTTTCGAATGGAGATCCATCAAATGACGTAGTTAAAGGACTGGCAGAAACTAAAATGAACCGTGATTCTATGTATTACCGTCACGGTGGAGATATTCAGGGCGTAATCAATCACCTGGATTATTTAAAAGCAACAGGAGTAACCACCATCTGGATGACACCAGAGATAGAAAATGATATGGCTTCAGCGTCTTATCATGGTTATGCTGTAACTGATCATTACAAAATTGATCCACGTTATGGAACAAACGCTTTATATAAAACTTATGTAGAAAAGGTGCATGCAAAAGGCATGAAAATTATTAAAGATATCGTGCACAATCATATAGGTACAGGACACTGGATCTTTAAAGATATGCCAATGAAAGACTGGGTGAACCAGTGGCCGGTTTATACACAAACAAGCTACCGCGATGAGCCTGTAATGGATCCGCATTCCTCAGCTTTGGATAAGAAAAGACAATTGGATGGCTGGTTTGTACCTTCTATGCCCGATTTGAATGAAAGGAATCCTTATGTGCAAAATTACCTGACTCAAAACCATATCTGGTGGATCGAGTATGCCGGGATTGATGGATTAAGGTTAGACACTTATGCTTATAATGATCCGGAATATATGGCCGACTGGGCTTTAAAATTGAAAGCTGAGTTTCCTTCTTTATCTATTTTCGGAGAGACTTTAGTAAATTCGGTGGCCTCACAAGCTTATTTCACACAAGGAAATACAGTAAACAGAGGATTTGATACGAATTTACCGGGGGTGACTGATAATATGATGAAAAGTGCTGTTTATGAAGCATTGAATGGAAAAACTGGCTGGACAGATGGTATCTTCAGGCTGTATAATGTGGTTTCGCAAGATTTCCTATATCAGGATCCAACCCGCAACGTTATTTATTGGGATAATCATGATATGAGCCGTTTTTATTCGGTTATCAAAGAAGATATAGACAAGTATAAATCTGGTATGGCGATTTTACTGACTATGCGCGGGATTCCCCAGTTATATTATGGAACAGAGATCCTGATGAAGAATTTTTCTGATCCGGATGGTTTAGTCCGTTCTGATTTTCCTGGTGGTTGGAAAGGTGATAAAGAAGATAAATTTACGGCTGCGGGCCGTACAGCTAAGGAAAATGAAGCTTGGGATTATGTAAGTAAACTGGCTGTTTACCGCGGCAAAAGTGAAGCGCTGCAAACTGGAAAAATGATGCAATTTGTTCCGGAAGATGGTCTGTATGTTTATTTCAGGTATATTACTGAAGGAAAGCAAGGTAAAGACGTGATGGTAATCTTAAATAGCGAGGATAAAGCTAAAAAGCTTGAGGTTTCAAGGTTTGCAGAAAGAATGAAAAATACAAGCTCGGCGGTCAACGTGATCAGCGGAGAAAAAGTAAATACAGCGAAGACGATCAGTGTCCCTGCTAAAACAACACTGGTACTAGAATTGAATTAA
- a CDS encoding SusE domain-containing protein, producing the protein MRSLFIKSMAYSLFLLLFVSCKKDETKTVASTGTIPVLTSSQNNLVLAVANSAQPATVLNWTASSFGYSAGVSYAVQLDSAGKKFAKPVEVALAQGLTKTFTVLELNNILVQLGFKPDVAGQLEIRVKASIGDAYAPAYSNVTPIVVTPYQVIKLTPVLYVIGAYSNWSGATAVTIASVKEDQQYEGYINLPDASNEFKFTSAPDFNHINYGTLSPGTFIAGSGDNLKVPGAGYYLLKADTKELTWTATKTVWAVIGDATGSWDNETPMTYDAANKVWTVTKVLSAGELKFRANGSYTINFGDNKPADGHLEYGGDNIPVALAGNYKITLNLSVPGSYTYTITKQ; encoded by the coding sequence ATGAGATCATTATTCATAAAAAGCATGGCCTATAGTTTGTTTCTGCTATTGTTTGTGTCATGTAAAAAGGATGAAACTAAAACTGTTGCCAGTACCGGTACTATACCAGTTTTAACGTCTTCACAAAATAACCTGGTTTTAGCTGTGGCTAATTCTGCACAACCAGCAACAGTATTGAACTGGACCGCCTCTTCATTTGGTTACAGTGCAGGCGTATCTTATGCGGTACAGCTGGATAGTGCAGGGAAAAAATTCGCGAAACCTGTAGAGGTTGCTTTGGCGCAAGGTTTGACCAAAACATTTACAGTTTTAGAATTGAATAATATATTAGTTCAATTAGGCTTCAAGCCTGATGTTGCTGGTCAACTTGAAATCAGGGTTAAAGCAAGTATCGGTGATGCTTATGCGCCTGCTTATTCTAATGTCACTCCGATTGTAGTTACGCCATACCAGGTTATCAAACTGACCCCGGTATTGTATGTGATTGGTGCCTATTCCAACTGGTCAGGTGCAACTGCAGTAACAATTGCTTCGGTTAAAGAAGATCAGCAATATGAAGGTTATATCAATTTGCCGGATGCCAGTAATGAGTTTAAATTTACTTCTGCTCCTGATTTCAACCATATCAATTATGGTACGCTAAGTCCTGGTACGTTTATCGCCGGGTCGGGTGATAACCTTAAAGTTCCAGGTGCTGGTTATTATTTGCTAAAAGCGGATACAAAAGAATTAACCTGGACAGCTACTAAAACGGTCTGGGCAGTTATTGGTGATGCAACCGGATCATGGGACAATGAAACCCCGATGACTTACGATGCCGCCAACAAGGTCTGGACAGTGACTAAAGTATTATCAGCTGGTGAGCTTAAGTTCAGAGCGAATGGTAGCTACACGATTAATTTCGGCGATAATAAACCTGCCGATGGCCATTTAGAATATGGAGGTGATAACATTCCTGTAGCTCTTGCGGGCAATTACAAGATCACTTTGAACCTGAGTGTGCCGGGTAGCTATACTTATACGATTACTAAACAATAA